The following proteins are co-located in the Fimbriiglobus ruber genome:
- a CDS encoding DUF4912 domain-containing protein yields the protein MSKPPLAERTKKELADLARRRGIVGWESMNKDELVRVLAKSEPPVKPAKPARPAAKPARQASARPSARPAARATRTTPAPAAPAVPAASSSKPAKPVNKPAVNGTAHRTPSHVNGAAKHGTNGTAKPAAKPVQPARVVPTAKSPTAPPVKPTPGQANRQAVPAKPAGKPPVVIQPTSRVEAMIPADKDLSAKATKSGPMKDRIVLTAPDPFWLHAFWELTLQSVQRAEAALGQDWHGARPILRLFDVTSQDTTSTSEAPLRDIIIHGGCNHWYIDVPQPPRSYRADIGYITRAGRFFPLSRSNVINPPKAGASEPLDGDLGGDGSPADRASNADTAHARELLDEQFNRPLKESPFGSGAVLPGKLKKFFFDIDAELIVYGKTDPTASVTLQNEPVKLRPDGRFTMRFSLPDSRQIIPAVATSSDGMEEQTIVLAVERNTKRLDPMIHDLYTEQ from the coding sequence ATGAGCAAGCCACCTTTGGCTGAGCGAACGAAGAAAGAACTCGCCGACCTCGCCCGCCGCCGGGGTATCGTCGGGTGGGAAAGTATGAATAAAGACGAACTGGTCCGAGTTTTGGCGAAATCCGAGCCGCCGGTCAAACCGGCCAAACCGGCCCGACCGGCGGCGAAACCCGCGAGACAGGCGTCCGCGCGGCCCTCGGCACGCCCCGCGGCCCGCGCGACGCGGACGACCCCCGCCCCCGCCGCGCCCGCCGTCCCTGCCGCGTCCTCCTCAAAGCCGGCCAAGCCCGTCAATAAACCCGCGGTCAACGGGACCGCCCACCGAACCCCATCTCACGTCAACGGGGCGGCCAAGCACGGTACGAACGGGACCGCAAAGCCCGCAGCCAAGCCGGTCCAGCCCGCGCGGGTGGTTCCGACCGCGAAATCGCCAACCGCGCCGCCGGTCAAGCCGACCCCCGGCCAGGCCAATCGCCAGGCCGTTCCCGCGAAACCGGCCGGCAAGCCGCCCGTGGTCATCCAGCCGACGTCGCGGGTCGAGGCGATGATCCCCGCCGACAAGGACCTCTCGGCCAAAGCCACCAAATCCGGCCCGATGAAAGACCGGATCGTTCTGACCGCACCCGATCCCTTTTGGCTCCACGCCTTCTGGGAATTGACGCTCCAGTCGGTGCAGCGGGCGGAAGCGGCGCTCGGCCAGGACTGGCACGGGGCGCGGCCAATTCTGCGGCTGTTCGACGTGACCTCGCAGGACACGACGAGTACGTCGGAAGCGCCGCTGCGGGACATCATCATTCACGGCGGCTGCAACCACTGGTACATCGACGTGCCTCAGCCGCCGCGGTCGTACCGGGCGGACATCGGGTACATCACCCGCGCCGGCCGCTTCTTCCCGCTCTCGCGGTCCAACGTCATCAACCCGCCGAAAGCCGGCGCGAGCGAGCCGCTGGATGGCGATTTGGGTGGGGACGGCTCCCCCGCGGATCGTGCGTCGAACGCGGACACGGCACACGCCCGCGAGTTGCTCGACGAGCAGTTCAATCGGCCGCTCAAGGAATCTCCGTTCGGCAGCGGGGCGGTCCTTCCCGGCAAACTGAAGAAGTTCTTTTTCGACATCGACGCCGAGCTGATCGTCTACGGCAAAACCGACCCGACCGCGAGCGTGACGCTTCAAAACGAGCCGGTGAAGCTCCGCCCGGACGGCCGGTTCACCATGCGGTTCAGCCTCCCGGACAGCCGGCAGATCATCCCGGCCGTGGCCACGTCGTCGGACGGGATGGAAGAGCAGACCATCGTCCTCGCCGTCGAGCGCAACACCAAGCGGCTCGACCCGATGATTCACGACCTATACACGGAACAATAA
- a CDS encoding sensor histidine kinase: protein MSLRYRLLVPLLVVVAGDAAATAWATRSAAASAERRIAAQLRAVAHTLTEPPTFPLSSRVLEQMRGLSGAEFLLVRADGTRVTTFPDPETTPPDETELPTNPSDPTVDLGPPVSAAGAEFRCLRLPLRQQPNEGGTLFIYYPESLRRTAVREAAQPTLILGGVGGLVAVVLTVVVGRRLVNRVRELDQRTRAIADGDFRPMPIPRQDDELRDLCRAVNDMARRLAEYQDALKQTERVRILAQFAGGLAHQIRNAAAGARLAVQLHAGDCQADDGESLAVALRQLARIETNLRQFLDLGRPPDTVKKACDLGVLISQAVSLLQPQARHAQTALVWNAPPDSAPFAGDPTQLGHLFLNVIGNAVEAAGPGGAVDVLVRDETPNWVVEISDTGRGPPDELADRLFDPFVTGKEQGIGLGLAVAKQAVEVHGGRIGWSRRGGKTVFRVELPRA, encoded by the coding sequence ATGAGCCTCCGCTACCGCCTGCTCGTGCCGCTGCTGGTCGTCGTGGCCGGGGACGCGGCCGCGACCGCGTGGGCGACACGGTCGGCGGCCGCCAGCGCGGAGCGCCGGATCGCCGCGCAGCTCCGTGCCGTCGCCCACACCCTGACCGAACCGCCCACGTTTCCCTTGAGTTCCCGGGTGTTAGAGCAGATGCGGGGGCTGTCCGGGGCCGAGTTCCTGCTCGTGCGCGCCGATGGCACGCGGGTCACGACGTTTCCCGACCCCGAAACGACTCCGCCCGACGAGACCGAGCTGCCTACCAATCCGAGCGACCCGACTGTCGACCTCGGCCCGCCGGTCAGCGCAGCCGGGGCCGAATTTCGTTGCCTCCGGCTTCCGCTCCGTCAGCAGCCGAACGAAGGTGGCACACTCTTCATCTACTATCCCGAGTCGCTTCGGCGAACGGCAGTTCGTGAGGCTGCCCAGCCGACGCTGATTCTGGGCGGCGTCGGCGGGTTGGTGGCGGTCGTGTTAACCGTGGTCGTGGGTCGGCGACTGGTGAACCGCGTGCGAGAACTCGACCAGCGGACTCGCGCGATCGCGGACGGGGATTTTCGGCCGATGCCGATCCCGCGCCAGGACGACGAGCTGCGCGACCTGTGTCGCGCGGTCAACGACATGGCCCGCCGCCTTGCCGAGTATCAGGACGCTCTCAAGCAAACCGAACGGGTTCGCATCCTCGCCCAGTTCGCGGGTGGGCTCGCGCACCAGATCCGCAACGCCGCTGCCGGCGCGCGACTGGCCGTGCAACTGCACGCCGGGGACTGCCAGGCGGACGACGGCGAGTCCCTCGCGGTGGCGCTCCGCCAGCTCGCGCGGATCGAAACCAACCTGCGTCAGTTCCTCGACCTGGGTCGCCCGCCGGACACGGTCAAGAAGGCGTGCGATTTAGGCGTGTTGATTAGTCAAGCGGTCTCCCTTTTACAGCCACAAGCACGACACGCACAGACCGCGCTGGTCTGGAACGCACCCCCGGACTCGGCACCCTTCGCCGGCGACCCGACGCAACTCGGTCACTTGTTCCTGAATGTGATCGGCAACGCCGTCGAGGCCGCCGGCCCCGGAGGAGCGGTCGACGTGTTGGTGCGCGACGAAACGCCCAACTGGGTCGTGGAAATCAGCGACACCGGGCGCGGCCCGCCGGACGAACTCGCCGACCGGCTGTTCGACCCGTTCGTGACCGGGAAAGAGCAGGGGATCGGCCTCGGACTGGCGGTGGCTAAACAAGCGGTCGAGGTACACGGCGGCCGGATCGGGTGGTCTCGCCGGGGTGGGAAAACGGTGTTTCGAGTGGAGTTGCCGAGGGCGTGA
- a CDS encoding AtpZ/AtpI family protein, with protein MPPRRPPLSAVGLAMIGSQMAGFTILGVLIDWAAGSVPWATCLGTLFGFVAAFIQLIRSVQSPQNPDGTSSPSDREGGPG; from the coding sequence ATGCCTCCCCGCCGGCCCCCGCTCAGTGCGGTCGGATTGGCGATGATCGGGTCTCAGATGGCCGGGTTTACGATCCTCGGCGTGCTGATTGATTGGGCGGCCGGTAGCGTTCCGTGGGCAACCTGTTTGGGAACCCTGTTCGGATTCGTTGCCGCGTTCATACAACTGATACGGTCGGTTCAGTCGCCCCAGAATCCCGACGGAACAAGTAGCCCGTCAGATCGCGAAGGCGGACCGGGGTGA